TTAACCCCCATCTGGTATGGTGCGATTCGAGATCAGCTTACTCTTTGATCTCTGAATATGTTTCTAGTATCTTTCTGTCTTGTCACACGTTTCAGAAGTGacgtaacatttttttacaatggGCGACTCGGACGACGAGTACGACAGGAAGAGGAGAGACAAGTTCAAAGGGGAACGGACAGAGTCTTACTCGAGGGAGGGCCGCAGAGACGATAGGAGAAGAGATGACTGGGTTGACAGGTAATTATGATGTTGTTTAATCGTGTACGGTTTTGTTCTACTCAGTTACCATTGGAATCTGTATACCAATACTGTCTCTCGTTCTTATAATGCCAGCAACTATTCTAGAGAGTGGTCCAGTCGACCTAGGCAACGTCCTGACTATAGAGAGTATCGTGGTGGTGGGGGTGGAGGAAGGGATAGGTACAGTCCGGCTAGGTCACAAGAAATGGCCCCTCCGATGAAAAGAATGAGAGCGGATTGGGATGACCGCCCTAGATATGGACACGATTATTACGGAGGTGGCGGAGGTGGGGGTGCATCCTGGGGACCTGATCATTACCCTCCTCCACATCATGGCAATCATCATTATGGAAACCATGCTAATAGCAGCAGGTTTGTGTTCTTTACGTTATGTTTgtaacacatttttttttcttgtctgAAAGTTGATTCTAAACGCACGTCGACAGCTTGTCATGAAAAAGAGAAGTTGCATAGCGATTATGCAGAAACGGGATATATTTACTCCACGCCTGCTGGCTCGTTTGAGGTAGCAATGACCGGGCGTTGTTTTAGTTaactattaatttctgttcgtACTTGGCGCAGTCGAGAGGTGGCTGGCAACTTCAGTAATTCGAACGTGGAGACGCAACCGCCGATGATGTCTTTCAAAGCGTTCCTCGGGACACAGGAGGACACGATCACCGACGAGGAAGCTATCAAACGTTACAACGAGTACAAGTTGGAGTTCAGGCGTCAACAGTTGAATGAATTCTTCGTCGCTCACAAGGACGAGGAATGGTATATTTCGTTTCGTCGTCAGCTTGAAAATTCATCTCTAACGTAACATGCAGCTCAGCCATGCTTTGAAACGTGGTTACGACatagcaattaatttctacagtGGTCCGACACACGGTGTTCACAACTAAAACACTAAATGTATCCACTAAAACTCACATGAGACGAGAACATTTTTTCTCGAAGCCTGTTACCATGGAACCATCATCGTCCCACTGTAGAAACTAATCGTTGGATTCGAATTAGTATGAACGAATTTCTGGCCTAGCGCGTATGCATCAAGGATGACATACGCGTTGGCCAGAAAAGGGAAATGAGGGTGTTAGCggctttataatttttgctaAATTGCAGACACCATTTTGTCGGTAATATTCAAGCCAATATGACCagctctctctgtctatccCTACAGCCATACAGCCAGCAACGCCTTGTCTTGGGCACAGGTCGTCtcgctcgtttattttttccgtacattttatgcataccGCGTGACGCGCATCGCAGAAGATTCGAACAAAAAGTGTCTATTAGGTAGCTAATGAAAAATGCGAGCTGGGCGCGCAAAGCCCAAATCTGCTCGCGGTAGGCCGCGCTCTAAACCCGTTTAATCACTCTCACTGAATTTGAAAAAACGATGAAAATGTAATCGTTTGCAAAATAGATCTCTGAGTCGACGAGAAAACTGAATGCGAGTTAAAATAACACCTACAGGTGAGGCCTCATTCTGTAACTGACAACTGTTGACAGTAAAACTGAttaattgtgtaaaataatcGTGCCTCGAGCGAAACTGAGGATTAATGAGTTTAATATGCTTGATCACGAGAGAAACTGTTTGTTCCTGACCGCGAAGGAGGGAGACTGCGATTTCAGTCGCTATTCAATCATTCTGTTTCTATTATCTATAGCGATTGTTCACGATCGTGGTTAATCTCGATCGATAAAGCATACACACCGTTGTGCTTCTCTGTAGACGCGTGTAGATATATTCTGTCGAGAAGTCTGAAACTAACTGATATCTTTGATTTCTATGTTAATTTTCCGAACGTAACGAACCATAACCATAAGTCCACAAAATTGTACGTCTGTTTGCTTTCCTATCGATGAAAGTCTGCCAGAGAAAGCTGTAGCTAATATCAAACTTTCTGTCGATTGTCAGGTTCAAAATTAAGTATCATCCTGAAGAGTCTGTGAAGAGAAAGGAGGAACAAGTGTCTGCTCTTAAGGTACTGGTTTCAGGATTCTTATATTCTCgccaattatttttaccatatattttttatgacactttattttacagaaacgCGTTGAAGTTTTCTTAGAAATGCTTGATgtcgaagaaatcgataagGTTTCGGTAGACGCTGAACAAGCGGACTCTTTGCTTCACTTGTTGGATGCTGTAGTAATTAAACTCGAAGGCGGTACTGAGGAAGACTTGCAAGTTCTAGATGTGAAACCGGTAAACCCAATCATTTCGAAAGAGATTgctaaagagaaagaggacgCAAAAAATAAAGCTGCAATTGATAAGAAAACAGACAATAGGTAAGGATTTGAAATGCTTCGAGcagttctaataaaaaatgaattaatttgtttgattCGGCAGCGAAACTAGTAAACCGGAAGAGCCATTGCGTGCAGAGAAAACGTGTAAGAATGGTCAGCCCGCGGACGTCGAAATGAAAACTGCGGAGAAAGAGGAGAACTTGAACGAAGAACCTGAAAAATCGGAAGAGACAGTTGAGGAACCGAAGAAAGACGATGAGATGGAAGGAAACGGTATTTTTTTCTGTCCGAgaacataaaataacattttctgtttttctgtAATTCTTTCGATATTATAGGTAAAATAGACGAAACCAACACCAAGAAGAGAAAGCGTACTGACAGTAACAGTAGCAgtagtagcagcagcagcagcagtagtTCTTCTGGCAGCGACAGCAATAAACCTGATACACCAAAGGAAGAAGCTTGTGAGTCGTGATTAATCGCACAGTGTGTgttataatgaaattgaatttacggATATGTTATATCATAGCTGCCGGTGAGAAAGCAGACGTTAGCAATGAGAATGCAGAACCtggagaagagaaagaagaagaacgaGAAACCAACAAGTCTGACGGTGAACCACCGGAACCTAAAAAGGCTACGATAGAGCCAGAGGCTGTGATCGATCTGGCCAGCGAGGATAAGGAGAAAGAGCCTAGGGCATTGCACAAAACTAGCAGCATCTTCCTTCGTAATTTGGCACCTACCATCACAAAGGCAGAAGTAGAAGCGGTCAGTTAACAATCTGGCATCAAGATTTTGGTTCAATTTTCCTCCGAAATTTACTAATGATTTGTTCGAAATAGATGTGCAAACGCTTTCCTGGATTCTTACGAGTTGCCATCGCGGATCCTCAGCCGGAAAGGAGATGGTTCAGGCGAGGATGGGTGTCCTTTGAGAGACAAGTTAACATAAAGGAGATATGCTGGAGCCTTAATAATATTCGGGTAGGTTGTAATtatggtaattaattttggaaaCCTTTCTAATTTGATTTACTACAGCTCAGAGACTGCGAGTTGGGTGCAATAGTGAACAGAGATCTCTCGCGACGCATTCGCACGGTGAACGGTTTGACATCCCACAAGCAAATCGTTCGACACGATATCAAGCTGAGTGCTAAAATCGTACATAATTTGGACAACAGGGTTGGCTTGTGgaacgaagagagaaaagaggatAGCGCGTCAAAGCAGGAAGAGGATAACAAAGATACTAAAGGGACACAAAATGCTCATGAGGTCGAGCAAGCTGTAAGATATGATTTGCTGATTAATGCGCCTGCTGCGAAACAAATTTcctaaaaacatttttatatcgataGGCATTTGGACTATCCTCGAAGAATCCAGTGTTGAAGAACATAACCGATTACTTGATAGAGGAAGCGTCTGCAGAGGAGGAAGAGTTGTTAGGAATGTCTGGTGATCAGGAGGAGGGGCAGCTGGGAGGTGACGGGGATGGTCCCATCGAGAGAGATCCGACTTTAGTCAAGGTATCATCAACGTGTTATTCAACAATCTCCAGCAAGCAGTCTAAGTCATTTCCGTTCCTCAGGTACTGGATAGACTGATTCTCTACCTGCGGATAGTGCACTCGGTTGATTATTACAATCACTGCGAGTACCCTAACGAGGACGAGATGCCTAACAGATGTGGTATAATGCACGTCAGAGGATCGCCTCCGACTGCTAAAGTATCCAGCACCGAATTGTCAGAGTATTGTCGTAACTTCGAGAGCAAAATGGCAGCATTTTTGCAGCCGGTCGCCACTCTGTCCCAGGAAGAATTCGATAAGCTCGGCGCCAAGAACGCGGAAACGTATCCTTCTTATACAGTCAAAACAATTATGCTGTTTGTCAACGTGTGCCTTCTTTTCCTTAACCGTTTCGAATCAGTGAGGTGGAGAAGTTTGTGCAAGCGAATACACAAGAGTTGTCCAAGGATAAGTGGCTGTGTCCTCTTAGCGGGAAGAAGTTTAAGGGCCCGGATTTCATTCGGAAACATATCTTCAACAAGCATGCGGAAAAGGTGGCCGAGGTCAAGGCAGAGGCGGAgtatttcaacaattatttgagAGACCCGAAGAGGCCACAGTTGCCTGAGCATCCTGGAAATAAGGCGCCACCCAGGGAGGGTATGCGCGGTGAGGGATTCAATCCCTACGGGTGCTCCACGTAAGTGTCGACGAATCGTGCTAATCATTAGGatctcttttttaaaattgaaaatctttGATTTCCATAGATTCGGAAGTTACGGGGGCGGAGGTTACGGTAGCAacagaggaggaggaggaggaggaggaggaggaggtggtggtggttaCGGGTCCAATTACGGTGGGGGATTTGGCGGAGGATTCGGAATGCCGCGCCCAAGTCGTGGTGGTTTCAATAGAGGACGGTAAGGAACAATTCTTTTCTCTGTCGCATGCGACACGCATGTTGTACGTAATATTCGGCATGTGGTTGCTGTGCGTCGAGCTACTCGAGCGGCTAATAAAAGAACGATCAACCTATAATAGATCCCGTCGAATCGCGAGAAGTACagtttgaaaattcttctgttCTCAATTCTTCCCCGTTCCTCGTTCGTCTGCGACGTGTGTATTGAACGCGGTGTGATCCACTGTTTTACAGGGCTGCTCCGGATTCAACCTCGAGGCCTGTTGTTAGTTATAATGACTTGGACCAGCTAGACATGGACATGTTCTAAGTTTAATCGAGTTTGACCCGGCACCCTCGAGTCATTCGCGCAGAGTGTCTAAATGGCAAACGGGATTAAATTTCCAGCGATATTCGGACTCGCATCTGTGCTAGCAGATTTTTAATCTGGATTATGTGACACACGCACGTTGATATTACAGAGCGTTTCGAATACTAAATAATCGACGAGAACTGTGTTACAAAATCAGCACATTTTGCTTTACTTTTTATACGGGATTCACTTTTGCACGGCTCATGTAAAAAGATACCTCTGAGAACAGAATGAAATTAGTTTCGAATACGTCACGCGTATTTTAATAGCGAGGACAGGCTTCGCGTTTCTATGTCGATAAGGGTGAGATAATATTGGAGGGAACGAGGAGGGTCGTGAAAAAAAAGATCGGCAAATGCTGTAACCGTATCAGTAAAAGGACTAACAAATAAACTTATTTGTTACTGCTTACACGTGTgtgcttttattttctttcatcccATAATTTCCGTACGAATTCCTATGTCCAGTTGGTCGTAAGTCACGCGCGATTACGTTGATCAGCCTCCTCGAACTCTCATGGTTTCCATACATCATTCTTCTACCATTCTCCCCAGTATTTTCCGAACACAGACGTCTTAATTGTTGTTCAACGTTACAGCGGCGGTGGAGGAGACTTCCGACCAGTCATACATTATCGCGATCTCGACGCACCGAAAGAGCCGGACGAGTTTCTCTAAATTCTGCCAATCGAGACATGCTCGAGAGGACCCATGGAAATCGCTTGTTCGAACAGAACCTCGGGACCTGCGTTAGATTCACAGGACGCTCTTGAAATAGACGACCAATGCGTTGGAAACATACATCACTCGTCGCAAACGCTGCGTATAAACCGGAAATGGACAAAcagtttaagaaaataaatttgaaatataagaGTAGCAAAAGTAGTTGATGGGAACCGAGTTCGATCGTTTTAAGCAGGACTTGGAATTAATTGCACGTTGCAGGTGAGATCTCACAAATGGGATTGGATATCATTTTGCAGCACGGTTCAGAGCAGTTTCCAAAAACTCTCTGTCTGGTGTGTAATTAATACCGAACCCtggttttaaaaattaattttatatggttATGTCCATTTCTGGTTTAGGAATGAGAGAACACGTCGGATGTGTACATTCGCGATCTCCTCCATTCTTGTCAGAAGCAGTATATGCCTTCAGAGTTTAATCAGCTATTTCGGCAACAGCCTGTACAcctgtatatatttatcgcgttGGACACATCTTGTTTAGACAATGTTTTGTGTGAAACTTACGCGTTCGTACGtataatcgaaatttttatatagtagCGAGGAATCTACcgtatacaaaaatatgtgtATGGTATATCGCGAGTCTCTTGACAGCCAAGCTTTTTAATTCCGTCGAGTAATGCTTTGTTAATCAAGAATTTTGATCAATTAGGATTACaagatttttaatcaattacgAAATCACTTTAAAAGCAACGCTGTACTTTCCAATGGTATGTGACAACAGTGATATGTGCAATGAGGGAGATCTACCGATAAGTGTTTTCACGCATAAAACCGATACGTATGGaaacgtaatataaaaaacagATTGGTCTAATTTCTGGAAGACTTGCAGCGATCCTCAGATGTGTACAAATACTGCGAGGACTGTTTCGTTtttgatgatgatgatgatgatgattatATGacgagagagcgcgagaaTATATGCATATGTGTTGTGTATCTGTAGCACCGTGGAAAAAAATAAGGACaactataaatgtataatgttCCATTAAAAAAGACTTTGCGGTATAAAATACGGCACTTGTAATCGACTCTATTATacatcaataaaatatgtcgtTTCCTAATTGCAGTCGACCGCTTGTATACCGcatgtaaacaatttattatgcaTCGCTGCATATCTATACGGCACaatggtatatatatgtataaatatatacattaattacattCGTCGCTCTCTTCCCGTAAGAAAAATACTGTGATATAGACTCGGCCGGTACGAGAGATCAGAGGATTCTGTGCTTGCAGTGCCTCTCGTCGGTTCCGTCGCCGCAGTCGTCGACACCATTGCACTTCATCCCCTTCGTGATGCACCTATTGTTTCTGCACACATACAAAACGTTCACGCGTTAATCAAACGACATTTGACAATCGTCGGAGGAGAAAATATGCCTTCTGTTCAGCGGTGGGATCAAGATTATACGGACGCAATCGATGGTGCTTTCTCTGTGAAAAATCCCCATCGTTTGCACAAGTCTAAAGGGTGAGAAGCAATGCTCTCGATCCCATCGCTGCGATCTCCCGAAACTTACTGGCACGTGAATTCGTGCTTGTTGCAACGTCCTTGGCAACCGGATGGTTCGTCGGACCCGTCGACGCAGTCTGGTAGGCCGTCGCAGAAACGAGCTTCCGATATGCACTGCCCGTCGCTGCACGTGAACTCGTTCTTCGACGGACACGCTGGTGTTGTCAACAGACAAAGCAATCGGCGTTTCTGTGAGTGCTCGAAACGCGCCTACGATTTGGTTAACCGAAAGAAAGCCGAGCAAGCGATTGGCGTGCGATagttttgcattaaaaaaaaagctgGCGTGCATATCAAGTCAGGACCGAATGGTTAAAGCGAATGTTCGACACTGTGATTCGACTGTTCTCCTCAGGGACACAACAAAGCCCAACGAAAACGGTGCCCGCGAATGCGATCCATTCAGTACAAACCGTCTCAATGAGCTGACGCGTCCTTGAAGAGATTAATGGTTATTAATCACAAACCGTGTATGCGTTTCTCTAATGCAAGATTATATACCGTGTAGAGGAGTTTGAAGAGCTCAATGAAAAGCGGCCATTGTGTGCGTAGCGAAATCAAAGGAATCGTTGTCTCGGGACTGGAGGAAAGTGTCTCTGGATCGGGAGGGAGGCGTGTGTGATTTTGCATGCGGCGACCAGCGATGCAATTCGAAATTAACGAATAATGTACTCACACCACCCGAGATTACCACCTACGAGGgagaacagaaaaaaaaccaAAGTTCAGAAAGAGTGACAGAGGGGAAGAGAGGGGGaacgaaatataaagaaaggtAGGCAAACACCGTAATTCGTAGATATCTCGACTGGCAAATGCACGGGGCTCTGTCTACCGCGGAGAACTCGCAAGGGAATCCTGGTGATTAATACACGTCGATTTTCATAGAACTTTGCACCgagaaatttataaacttaataaaatgaaagtattctaatcattgaaattaaaactgaaatcAGTCACCAGGGTTCTCTCGTCAGTACACGTTTCTAACACGATTCTCTCCCGCGAAAGAAGTTCTTCCACCGAACAATCAGATTACAGGCTTGCGTTGGACGCCTACCACAGAATCTCGTGTTTCAGAAAAGTCTACTCTCTCACTGCAGAAAAGACGAGCAAATTCGAAAGGTGTCCCGACGGCATTAACAAGTGGATTGATAATCGTTTAAGAATCGTAACCGTTCGGACCAGTCGATGATACTGGACCAACGGCACCCGCCTCCTCTTCGCTAGCGGCTGTCTTACCGCGCGTGCAATTAATCTCGTCGGCCGCGTCCCAGCAATCTATCTTGCCGTCGCATCTCTTCTCCAACGGAAGGCAGGAGGTCTCATTACCGCACTGGAAATGCGTCTCTGGCTCGCATTCTGCAACAGACCACGCGTTACCGTTAACTTCGCACGCAAAATTCGTTGGAAATCACCGCGTTACGTTTTATGCGCGAATAGAGCCGCGACAACGTGGGACTCTGAACATGGACTGAAAGCTCTCTAAAACGattggaaaatttttctcATTGACCAATCTACCGTGAATTTCAAGGGTAAAGCTTCCTCTTTTCAATGGTACATCATAACTTGGTAtgtgatttttttaacataagTTACAACAGTTTAAATtcgacaatttattaaaaattgaaaaagagaCTTTTTGTATACGTgttctataaaaaattgtaggcGTTCCGAAAAAATTGTGCGGCctctgagaaaaattgtggaGATTCTAGGGACTCTATATGACctagaaaaaaatcgtagagacTCTAAGACAATTGTAGTCTCCGGAAAAATTCTAGGAGTTCGCAGACATATCGGTTCGCAGAACCGACAGTGTTCGATGGAAAACGAAGACACGGATAACATTGACAAACGATGGAAAACGAAGACACGGACGGATTGAAATCGGAGGAAGGCTCGGAGACGGTCAGTTCCGTCGACGTGGTATTTACCCGACGGATTAGTCGCGACAGTTGCAGCGAGAGCTGACAAACTGAAGCCTCGCGGGCCGCGACAAAGCGGCAAAGCCGATCACAGAGAGAAGTCATGGGTCGCAAAAAAGAACTGGGCCAATGGGATCAGGACGGAGACGGAGAACGCATACCGCAATTGAACTCGTCCGAATGGTCGTAGCAATTCATGTGGCCGTCGCACCGCTTGTCCAAGGGGATGCAGAGAGTGTTCGCGCACGTCCACTCGTCGTCCAGGCAGTAGTGCTCCACCTCCACGCACCTTTAAAGAGAAcagaacaatattaattacctaATCGTCACAGTGTCCGAACATTCTTTAAAATCTTAGCTTTAACCATTCGCAGACGGAACAATTCAAAACGTAGCAAAATTTTGGAGActaggaaaatatttaagcaaAAACGATTCGCAATTGTAAGCTGAAAAttgaacaacaatttcaacgcTTTCTTATTAATTCGTCTGTCCAGTttgtaaaaagttattccgtttgaAAAGGTGTTTTCATGATAATCAATCTactataaatacaaatgttgTTTGGACGTTATAAACCAAAGCAAATGTTAACTCTTCTGTTACCAGAATCTATGAATGAAAGCAAGCGAAGGCGCGCAAGATGCAAGAGAgttgttcgaataaagaagcggtgattttcgaaaattggcGCACCTGAACGCGTCGACGTCGAGGCGGTGGCACTTCTGCTTGTTGACGAGACAGAGGCCAGCGCATCCGGTCGGGTCCTCGAGATCCAACCCGGTCCTGCAGATCGGCACCTCTTCGTCGACGAGGGCGACGCACACCTCCCCGTTCAGGCAGTCGTCGCAGTATCTGGTGGTGTTGACGGCCGGCGGACTGCTCGCTTCCGCTTCCGGTTCCGCGGTGGTACGAGCGCCGCTCTCCGGAAATGACTGGTCGTCGCTTAAAAGCACGGTCGCGATCATGCTGCTGCTGaccggcgtcgtcgtcgacgcgttcGCCGACAACGTTCCCGCGGTCGGCGTTTCCACCGTCGACGTGTCGTTCGCCGACGACTTCAGGTACTGTTGGATGATCTGCAGCTTCTCCGGCTCTGTCGATTCATCGCGATCGATTAATACTATTCCAACGAAACAGTAATAGTGATTAATGTGCATTGTCTCCCAGCGAATTTTGATGTGCGTTGTAAAAGCGACTTTTACCAAAATGTGAACTATCGACGTTTTTAGATTCTCTACTTCATTGTAATTTTCAAAGCATTTTCAAGTGTAGATTTAAGaccaatattatatattatcatcgATATTGTATTAGGAATTAAAAAGCTGTTAGGCAGAGTACAGCAATTAGAATGTCGAGATCAGAATTAGCATTTATAATCACTCAGCTTCGGTACTctgtaggtttagtgttaattcaTTTAGCCTGATGTTCGTACTAGATGTTACTGAATGTCTTccttttatatattctttaaacgTTTGTTTTCACATTGTATTACCAATAAGTTCTACAGCTAAGGGactgttttattatacgaACATTCGTGGCAATCCGCGAGAGGAGGATAATCAAGGATCTATTAGATTAAATGATCTTTGTAATCTCggcaattttcgaataaaaattataatatgatacagttataactattattataatattaaattatattaatattattaaattaaattatatattgtaagatAAGTTCAGCGTTCTCCTTGATAAAAACGTCTCGCCAATTATTGTCAAAAACTGGAGTTTGATGTTTATCCGGCTCGAACAGTGAACGAATAAGTGTTTGGCCGATCACTGTCCGAGAACGCCGGAGTTCGTGAAAACGATGATCAAGCAGCCCTAACGGAGCCCGAAGCCTCGTGAAATCCCCGCGTGTCAGTTCGCATCGGCGATCTATTTGAAAATACGACTGTTTGCACGGCACACGTGGTCTGTTTGATGCATGAAAGAGTGGACGTGGCGGGTCTCTCGCGCGTATTCTAGAAATAACTGGTCGCTCGGAAAATAACGAACGGTCAACGCCTCGGGGTATACAAACGAAACGGTCAGCGCCGCGTTGCACGCCGCTTTAACTCGATCGGCCCCCGTCCGGCCGCAGAAGAAGAGAGGCGTTCTCTCCCGCGTTGACCCGGCCGGTTAAACTCATCTTGCCCGCTGCCGCAATTGCTTCGCTTCGGCCAATTAAAAAAACCTCGGCCATTTGTTTTCGCTACTGGCCACGACCGCCCTGGCAAGATTATCGCCTGGCACGCGCTTCGCGTTCCCACGTGTCTgtatcgacgatcgatcgctATTAGAATCGCGACACTTTGTTAGGGGCGACGGAGTCCGGCCGACTGGAAACGGCACCGAGAGAATTACCGAATTTGTTCCACGCGAACGAGATAACTGAGAGCCAGGACGAAGTTCTCTGAAATATCGTaccatttattaaataactttatgAGACATCGTTCGTTTTACGAAGACGAATGTTAGCAATAGTGATCAcaagaatatattacaataaaaattaattctgttaaaCTAGTGCTTACATTCGGCTTCGTAAAAGGAATGATTTGTcctaaagttatttaataa
This sequence is a window from Augochlora pura isolate Apur16 chromosome 9, APUR_v2.2.1, whole genome shotgun sequence. Protein-coding genes within it:
- the Ars2 gene encoding arsenic resistance protein 2 isoform X2, whose product is MGDSDDEYDRKRRDKFKGERTESYSREGRRDDRRRDDWVDSNYSREWSSRPRQRPDYREYRGGGGGGRDRYSPARSQEMAPPMKRMRADWDDRPRYGHDYYGGGGGGGASWGPDHYPPPHHGNHHYGNHANSSSREVAGNFSNSNVETQPPMMSFKAFLGTQEDTITDEEAIKRYNEYKLEFRRQQLNEFFVAHKDEEWFKIKYHPEESVKRKEEQVSALKKRVEVFLEMLDVEEIDKVSVDAEQADSLLHLLDAVVIKLEGGTEEDLQVLDVKPVNPIISKEIAKEKEDAKNKAAIDKKTDNSETSKPEEPLRAEKTCKNGQPADVEMKTAEKEENLNEEPEKSEETVEEPKKDDEMEGNGKIDETNTKKRKRTDSNSSSSSSSSSSSSSGSDSNKPDTPKEEASAGEKADVSNENAEPGEEKEEERETNKSDGEPPEPKKATIEPEAVIDLASEDKEKEPRALHKTSSIFLRNLAPTITKAEVEAMCKRFPGFLRVAIADPQPERRWFRRGWVSFERQVNIKEICWSLNNIRLRDCELGAIVNRDLSRRIRTVNGLTSHKQIVRHDIKLSAKIVHNLDNRVGLWNEERKEDSASKQEEDNKDTKGTQNAHEVEQAAFGLSSKNPVLKNITDYLIEEASAEEEELLGMSGDQEEGQLGGDGDGPIERDPTLVKVLDRLILYLRIVHSVDYYNHCEYPNEDEMPNRCGIMHVRGSPPTAKVSSTELSEYCRNFESKMAAFLQPVATLSQEEFDKLGAKNAETEVEKFVQANTQELSKDKWLCPLSGKKFKGPDFIRKHIFNKHAEKVAEVKAEAEYFNNYLRDPKRPQLPEHPGNKAPPREGMRGEGFNPYGCSTFGSYGGGGYGSNRGGGGGGGGGGGGGYGSNYGGGFGGGFGMPRPSRGGFNRGRAAPDSTSRPVVSYNDLDQLDMDMF
- the Ars2 gene encoding arsenic resistance protein 2 isoform X1, whose translation is MGDSDDEYDRKRRDKFKGERTESYSREGRRDDRRRDDWVDSNYSREWSSRPRQRPDYREYRGGGGGGRDRYSPARSQEMAPPMKRMRADWDDRPRYGHDYYGGGGGGGASWGPDHYPPPHHGNHHYGNHANSSSREVAGNFSNSNVETQPPMMSFKAFLGTQEDTITDEEAIKRYNEYKLEFRRQQLNEFFVAHKDEEWFKIKYHPEESVKRKEEQVSALKKRVEVFLEMLDVEEIDKVSVDAEQADSLLHLLDAVVIKLEGGTEEDLQVLDVKPVNPIISKEIAKEKEDAKNKAAIDKKTDNSETSKPEEPLRAEKTCKNGQPADVEMKTAEKEENLNEEPEKSEETVEEPKKDDEMEGNGKIDETNTKKRKRTDSNSSSSSSSSSSSSSGSDSNKPDTPKEEASAGEKADVSNENAEPGEEKEEERETNKSDGEPPEPKKATIEPEAVIDLASEDKEKEPRALHKTSSIFLRNLAPTITKAEVEAMCKRFPGFLRVAIADPQPERRWFRRGWVSFERQVNIKEICWSLNNIRLRDCELGAIVNRDLSRRIRTVNGLTSHKQIVRHDIKLSAKIVHNLDNRVGLWNEERKEDSASKQEEDNKDTKGTQNAHEVEQAAFGLSSKNPVLKNITDYLIEEASAEEEELLGMSGDQEEGQLGGDGDGPIERDPTLVKVLDRLILYLRIVHSVDYYNHCEYPNEDEMPNRCGIMHVRGSPPTAKVSSTELSEYCRNFESKMAAFLQPVATLSQEEFDKLGAKNAETEVEKFVQANTQELSKDKWLCPLSGKKFKGPDFIRKHIFNKHAEKVAEVKAEAEYFNNYLRDPKRPQLPEHPGNKAPPREGMRGEGFNPYGCSTFGSYGGGGYGSNRGGGGGGGGGGGGGYGSNYGGGFGGGFGMPRPSRGGFNRGRGGGGDFRPVIHYRDLDAPKEPDEFL
- the Ars2 gene encoding arsenic resistance protein 2 isoform X3, translating into MGDSDDEYDRKRRDKFKGERTESYSREGRRDDRRRDDWVDREWSSRPRQRPDYREYRGGGGGGRDRYSPARSQEMAPPMKRMRADWDDRPRYGHDYYGGGGGGGASWGPDHYPPPHHGNHHYGNHANSSSREVAGNFSNSNVETQPPMMSFKAFLGTQEDTITDEEAIKRYNEYKLEFRRQQLNEFFVAHKDEEWFKIKYHPEESVKRKEEQVSALKKRVEVFLEMLDVEEIDKVSVDAEQADSLLHLLDAVVIKLEGGTEEDLQVLDVKPVNPIISKEIAKEKEDAKNKAAIDKKTDNSETSKPEEPLRAEKTCKNGQPADVEMKTAEKEENLNEEPEKSEETVEEPKKDDEMEGNGKIDETNTKKRKRTDSNSSSSSSSSSSSSSGSDSNKPDTPKEEASAGEKADVSNENAEPGEEKEEERETNKSDGEPPEPKKATIEPEAVIDLASEDKEKEPRALHKTSSIFLRNLAPTITKAEVEAMCKRFPGFLRVAIADPQPERRWFRRGWVSFERQVNIKEICWSLNNIRLRDCELGAIVNRDLSRRIRTVNGLTSHKQIVRHDIKLSAKIVHNLDNRVGLWNEERKEDSASKQEEDNKDTKGTQNAHEVEQAAFGLSSKNPVLKNITDYLIEEASAEEEELLGMSGDQEEGQLGGDGDGPIERDPTLVKVLDRLILYLRIVHSVDYYNHCEYPNEDEMPNRCGIMHVRGSPPTAKVSSTELSEYCRNFESKMAAFLQPVATLSQEEFDKLGAKNAETEVEKFVQANTQELSKDKWLCPLSGKKFKGPDFIRKHIFNKHAEKVAEVKAEAEYFNNYLRDPKRPQLPEHPGNKAPPREGMRGEGFNPYGCSTFGSYGGGGYGSNRGGGGGGGGGGGGGYGSNYGGGFGGGFGMPRPSRGGFNRGRGGGGDFRPVIHYRDLDAPKEPDEFL